The Candidatus Krumholzibacteriota bacterium genomic interval ACATCGAGTACGCCGGCGAGGAGATGGTGAAGAACGGCGCCGAGGTGATCCACCTGGCGACGGGCCTCGTCGTCGGCTATCCGCCCTGCCCGTACATCGACACCTTCGCGGCCTTCCTCGAGAAGCGCTTCGACGTGAAGGTGGTCGTCGGCACGCACCCGATCCCGAAGAAGTACCTCGACATGCACACGCATCTCGGCACGTGGGCGTCCGACAGGTGGAAAAAGCTCACCGCGCCCGCCATGGCCGACGCGCCGACGCGGAAGAGCTACGACTGAACGCGGCGCCCGCGGGGCGCCGATGGAGGGGATACATGCAGAACCAGCCGGATATCGTCGTCAGGGGCCGCGGGACCGTCGAGGAGAAGCCCGACCGCGTCGTTCTCGGCTTCGAGATCGAGGGATTCGACCGGGACTACGCCGAGAGCGTCCGGATCCTGAACGAGCGGGTCGCGAGCCTGCGGAACGAGCTCGGCGCGCTCGGCGTCGAACGCGAGGCCCTCAAGACGACCTCCTTCTCCGTCGATTCGCGCTTCGTCTACGAGGACAAGGAGCGGGTCTTCGTGGGGTTCGAGGCCTCGCACAATCTCCGCCTCACGATCCCGATGGAGAGGAAGGCGCTGAACGAGGTCTTCACGGCGGCGATCCGTTCGAGCGCCGACGCGGAGATCAGGATCCACTTCGAGGCCAGCGACCAGGCGGGGATCGAGAAACGCGTTCTCGAGGCGGCCGTGGCCGACGCGCGGGAGAAGGCGAACGTCATCGCCGCCGCGGCGGGGCGGACTCTCGGCTCGATCCGCCACATCTCGCACAGCTGGTCGGAGGTCTCCTTCACCTCGCTGCGCTACTCGATGAACGCCTGCATGTCGAGCGACGCGATGATCGCCCCCGATCTCGAGCCGGCGGACGTCTCCTCGAGCGACAC includes:
- a CDS encoding CGGC domain-containing protein, producing MSGKTRIGIIICDRYRRCAGGKCFRAMREREGAFSIYHDVDIELVGYTTCDGCPGGNIEYAGEEMVKNGAEVIHLATGLVVGYPPCPYIDTFAAFLEKRFDVKVVVGTHPIPKKYLDMHTHLGTWASDRWKKLTAPAMADAPTRKSYD
- a CDS encoding SIMPL domain-containing protein, which encodes MQNQPDIVVRGRGTVEEKPDRVVLGFEIEGFDRDYAESVRILNERVASLRNELGALGVEREALKTTSFSVDSRFVYEDKERVFVGFEASHNLRLTIPMERKALNEVFTAAIRSSADAEIRIHFEASDQAGIEKRVLEAAVADAREKANVIAAAAGRTLGSIRHISHSWSEVSFTSLRYSMNACMSSDAMIAPDLEPADVSSSDTVEIVWELL